The following DNA comes from Halobacillus litoralis.
AATCATCAACCGTTCCTTTATAAAAAACAAAGGTACCCGATTTTTCTTCTTCCACATTGTTCAACTTTTCAGCGAAATTTTCGGCTTCAATCGGCATCGGACCTTGCACGATGATCGGTTTTTGTTCTGTTGCTTTGTCTGCTTCCTCAGCTCCGCCTTCTCCCTGAGTTGTGGAAGTGCAGCCGGAAAGTAAAGATAATAAAAGGACTGTAATTAAGGCTGCTGTTGCTACTTTTAGTGATCTGATGCTTTTCATGAATGACATCTCCTTTGTGTATGTTGTTCGTGTGGACACTTTCCCTTTGTTGCTTCCTGCTACCCTCCTTGATGTATATGACCTCCTTATAAAGCCAAAAGAAAAAGGCCTGAAAAGCAGAATGATATCTACCTTCCAGACCTTAGGAGTTGAAACATTGCACATAAAACCCATACTGAATGCAGCTGCAGTCAAAAAAGCTTGTCAGCTGGTATGCTCCAACTCGTAGTCTAGTTCTTTCAATGGGAACCAGGTAGAGACACTCAGACCTTATTACTGAGGATATACGAGAAATTCATTTAATTTGTTTACTGTGTTACTATATCAAAAACACGGTGTCACTTCAAATAAAAAACGAATTATTATTGAATTATTTTTTTGATTGTTCGTATTTAGATGGTAAAGTATTGGGAAATCACTCCTATATGGAAATCTCTATTACAAAAGGAGGTGAATAAGGAAATTGTGTCGAACAAGCGCCAATCTCTTCTTACTCAAATATTGGTGTGATCTTATCAATCCGATTCGTCCATATTCCACCATGATAGGATTGATCGATTCGCTTTACGTCTTCCTTACGATCGAAGCCTTCTGACCACTGTCCATCCCCTGCTACTAAAATCACTCGTGTATTCACATCATTGAAGCGGTTCACGAATTTCCCCGGCCAGCCCCACATCCACTTCGCGTACCCTTCAGGAAGATGAATTTGGGTATTGTGACATGCTTCTGGAACATGGCCCGTCCACCCTGTCGCAATATAAGGCAGCAAACAGCTTTTCATTGTTTCAATCGACATCACACGCAAATTCGGTAATAGTGTTTGCAATTGTTTTATCGGTTGATCGCCGCCATACACCGATAAAAGCTCTAACCGCTTCTTTGGAAGTGCGGCCAGTTTCTTTGCAAGCCTCTTACCTTCCGCTGGGTCATCGCTTTTAATATGAATCAGAAATTCTTCATCAGGAAAAGTACGTAACACCTCCTCAAGTGAAGGCATCAAACCAACACCTTCCCCACGAAAAGGAAATGTTTTTCCATTATCAGCTGTATAGCCATATCCGATATCCAGTTGTTTCAATTCCTCCATCGTATGCTCCCGTGTCACACCACTGCCATCTGTCCGGCAATCCAGTGTCCAATCATGAAAAATGGCGAACTGCCCATCTTTCGTTGGCTGAACATCAAACTCGACAATATCTGCCCCCGCCTCAAATGCAGCTTCCATCGATGGAATGGTGTTTTCCAGGTAAGAATGCTCAGGTTCATGAATTCTTTCCGCTGTACAGGTGTTGCTCTTTATACCTTCCATCGGAAATGTCTGCGCCATGCCCCGGTGGGCCAGCAAGGTTGGATCTTTTCCTTCATTTTTCGCAAAAAGGGATGTATTGTTCAAATACATGAATAAGATAAGTACAAAAGCGATGATACCGGTCATCTTAATAACTTTCTTCCATCTTTTCTTTGATCTACCCACTGTCTTCTGCTCTTTTGACAACTCATTCCCTCCTTTTCCTAGAGTTCAAGGTTTCATATAATGAAAATTTCTTGTACAATTAAACTATTAGTTTAAGAGGAGGAGATTGGTGATGCGCAAGTTCAATAGTTTCATGCTCATCTTAATGATGGTTTCCTCACCTCTTTTCTTCAAAGCCGACTTAGGGCCTTTCGATAAGACAGATGCCCAGGAAATGATCATTCTGGACAATTCAACACCACAGGATGACCTTAAAGACACCAGCTTCACACTGACACAGGTTCAAACCTATATCATCGCGCCACTTGTCATTCTGATGTTCTTATACACGTCTTTGCTGATTAAGCGAAACCTGATATTTCTCACTCCTGTTTTCTTCCAATCCAATTTCGTGATTGCAGACCTTTGATTGAATATCCAATCATTTAATTCAAAGGAGGATACCAATAATGTTATGGTTTCGAATGATTATGATCGGCATGTTTTCTCTGACTGCCCTTTCTCTTTTTTCATATCAAGGGTCAGAAATTTTCCATGCTTTCCTGGATTACTTTAATAATAAACAATAAGGACAGAGTCAGAACGTCCTCAAAAATGGCCGCATACCTTCAGAAAAGGGAGGCCACTGAAGAACTGCAACTTTTGAGTCAGGCATCAAATAAAGAAGCCGAGTTGGACGATTTTATCGTTCAGTTCGGCTTCTTTTATAATTTAGATGAGACATTCAGCCTTTTATTCCTTGATCTTCGGAAGCGAAACGAGGTCGATAGTGATTTCCTTTTATAAATTGACGAAAATCACTCTTTTCAGATAGGCCGCGTTGCTTCCACGAGGAGCGGTCGGTGGTGACGCCTGCGGGAACAGCGCGAGCCGAAGATCCACTTGGTCAAGTGATCTTCTGACCAAGTTAGCTGAGGCCGTGTCCGCGGCAAGCATCCACCGACATGTGATTCGTGAGAAGCAACAACAAACGTTAACAGCTCCTCAAGATGGAAAAGGATTTTTTCAGCAGCTCCAGAAGGGTGGCCATTTTTTCAGCTTATTATTGAATGACGAAATATTCATTTAAAGCCTGCTGCAGAGTTCCTAAGGTCTCTGTCTGCTGATTGAAATTGACTCCCGCATTCGTCATTTCTCTTACGATTTCTTTCCTCAAACCTGTGATTACGGTTCTGCATCCCATCATGGCGATGCCGTCAATACTCTTCAATAAATCAACGATACTCTCGCTATCCATTGATGCGATCCCAGATAAATCCATAATCAATGTCTCGATTCGCGATGCCGACACTTCAGTCAGAACTTTCTCTTTTAGAATTTCTGTACGGTAAGTATCCATTGAGCCTATAAGAGGGAGAATACAGACAGAAGAGTCAATCGGTATGATGGGGACGGATAAATTTTCGACCAACTCCCGTTGAGCATTGATCAGCGAATCTTTATATGTAGAATAGCTGATAAAGAATGTATTCAGAAATTCATCAACACGATTATTGACTTCTGTTTCTAACCTGAAGAAATCACCAATTTCATACTTATTATTCTCTTTATAATATTTCTCGATTAAATCCCACAATGTTCTCCGGATCGCTTGCACCCATTCCAACTTGAAGGATAATGCAATAGAGTGGGTCGCCCAGGCGATTCCTTCCTTTTCAGCAAACTTCTTCAGTGCCTCATCTTCTCCATCTATAATATAAACAACTAAATGGTGGGCATTTGTAACAAGGTCGATGTTCCCTATCCTAAGTATTTCATCGATCTTATCTTTGACATTCACCGCTTCAGATAAAAGGGTTTGTTCAAAGATTTGACTGTTTTTCTCGAAAAATTGTTTCAGGTGACTTGAGTAGTCGTAAGTCAGTGCCATATAAATCTTCTCCCTTCTATTTTTAAGAAATTATATCATTAATCTTAGCAAATGTGGTTGGATTTGCTACGGTAAATTCAGGATGGGAAGTGTGATGAAAATAAGTGTAAACGGGATTTGAAAAAAGGGAGAGGGACTCCCGCTGTTTTATTATAGGAGGAAAATAAAACAACTGACCGCGACTAATCTTATCGAGGTCAGGCAATTCTCTACTTGGTAAATACATGCACAGAGAGTGCCTGCTGCAAAGAATTGTAAGTCTTGATGTCAGAAAAGTCGATTCCTAATGTGACCATAGTCTGGGCCACTTCAGGTCGGATGCCTGCTAAGATGGCAGTCACCCCGACCAATTCCAAAGAACTGATGATATTGCCGATACTATTAGCTACCATCGTATCGATCACTGTCACACCGGAAAGGTCGATGAGCAGATAATTCAGTTGTCGACGTGTCGCTTCATCCAAAGTCGTGTCCATCAGATAATAGGCTCTCTCATCATTAACGCTCCCTATTATCGGCAGAACGGCCACGCCCTCCATGAGCGGTACCACGGGAGCGGATAATTTCAGGAATTCCTGTTGAGCTTCATCCATAGAAGCCTTATGTGCTTGAACAAACGAGGTACTATACGCGTAGATCGCCTGATCGAGAAGGGGATCGATGGTCCGTGTGACACGGAATACAGTATCCAAGTTGAAGCGGTCATCCTCCTTGATGATTTGCTCAAGTTCCTCCCATAAAAAAGATCGGATGACGGCTGTCCCTTTCAAGGTTTCATCTAATTGAGCCCCATGCTCTATAGCCAGGTTCCCAATTTTTTCGGCCCAATCTGTGATATTGGCTAATGTCGTTTCGACTCCATGTTGCAAGCCGTCAGAAAAAAGCTGAATCAGTTCAATCCGGATTTGTCCGCTTTGTGTGTCTTCTCCTTCTATCTTCATAGCATCAGAAATCTTATATTTTCTTTCCTCGATTTTCTTCCCTATTACTATCAATTCTTTTTCTTTCATATCAACATGCACTTCATAGTCACCTCATCGAAGATTAGTGAGCTCAAATATTCGGTTTGAACCTTTTTACATTATACAACAGTTGGATGGATAAGGACGTATAAAATATTGCCAATTTCTATTTACTACACTCACCCTCTGATAAGATGCATGAGAATATAATAGAAATAAGCTGCCGACCTGACAGATCCTCTACTTTATCAATCTGGATATGTTTCTCGTAAAAACGTGACCGATTGGCATATCAAGGCCTTAAGTACATCGACATCAATATCATCCACTTTGTTAATATAAACACAAGCTTTTCCGCTTTTATGTTTTCCGAAGTCTGCTAATAATTTCTCTCGTTCCTGATCACCTGTGGCAAAATATAAACTGATTTTAGCTTTACGAGGAGAAAAGCCGACCAGAGGAGCGATCCCTTCATGACCTGTCGGATATTTGTAATGATAGGAACCGAAACCAATAATGCTTTCTCCCCACATTTTCGCTTCATAACCAGTGGCTTCCGTGAAGATATCGATTAATTTATAAGCGTCTTCCTTTTTTCTTGGATGGTCGACTTGTTCAATGAATTCCATGACATCTTTATCGTTTTCTTTCGTCTTCTGTTCATAAGCCATTTACAACCTCTCCTTTTCCTTCCTTATATTAAAAAATCCTCTATTATAAATACTTCCACTTCTATCCTCAGAGTCCTTTTTTCCATAACAAAACGACCGGATTATTGAAGGCTCGGTTTTAAGTCACCATTGAGAGCGGATGGTGGGTGGGAGAACGATTACAAAGTGTTCTATACTAATTATTATGTATTGAAATTTTTCACGGGTGAAACGGGTTTTTCCCTCCCCCTGAAGGATCACCATTTTTATTTTAAAGCAGTTTATCCTTGGAGTGATTTCGAGAAACAATTTTAGCATTCCCCGCCGGCCCTATTCACTCGTCAAACATCTCGAAATCAAATCAACAAAGAGATTTAACAGAGCAAAATAAAAAAGCCAAGAAGAGAGTCCATGTCTCTTCTCGGCTGTCACCTTACGCGATGACCATCTTTTTTGGGTTGGCTAGCCTGCGGACCAGCGGTAACCGGGATAGATCCATGTTGCCACCGCTCAAAATAACGCCGCAATGTTCACTTTTGAGCGTGCCACATTTACTGAGAAGGCCAGCGAGCGCTGTAGCTCCAGCACCTTCGACAAGCGTCTTTTCCCGCTCAAGTAACAAAAGCATCGCCTTGGCAATTTCGTGTTCTTCCACAGTGATCACCTGATCCACGTATTTCTGGATGCACGAATAGGTGAGTTTCCCTTTTTCCTTCACGGCGATTCCGTCAGCGATCGTTGAAACAGAAGTCAGTTTTTCAGGGCCTTTTTTGTATAAAGCATTGTACGTCGAAGGAGCTTTTGCTGATTGAACTCCGATGACTTTAATGTCCGGCTTCAACTGTTTGGCTGCAAATGCGACTCCGCTGATCAAGCCACCTCCCCCGATCGGAACGTAGATTGTATCCAATTCGGGCTGTTGTTGGAGCATTTCAACGACGACAGTAGCTTGGCCGGCCATTACGTCATAATCGTCGAACGGATGAAGAAAAGTCGCCCCCATCCGCTTTTGCTCGAGCAAAGCTTCTTGATAGGCTTCCTGGAACGATTCTCCTGTCAATACGACAGTGGCACCATACCCTTCCGTAGCTTCTACTTTAGCCCGTGGGGTCGCCTCCGGCATGAAGATTTTTGCTGTAATCCCACGTTTGGACGCGGCCAGGGCCACACCTTGTGCATGGTTACCAGCTGAGGCAGCGATGACGCCCCGTGATGCTTCCTCATCGGTCAGGCAGGCAACTTTATAGGAAGCCCCCCGCACCTTGAAGGCACCTGTTTTCTGCTGGTTTTCCATTTTCAAATAAACGTGCTGTCCGGTCCTTCCGTTGAAGGTTGATGATGTTTCAAGCGGTGTGCGGTGCACCACCTCTTTCAGTTGTTCCTGTGCATCCATTACTTTTGCTAGCGTTAAGAAATCCCCAACGTCTTCACTCCTTTTGATTTTTTTTCGTATTGGTCGATTTTGTCTTCATGCGTCAACGTAACAGCGATCTCGTCCCACCCATTCAGAAGCATTTCTTTGTGGTAGGGCTGGATATCGAAGGATACCTCTAAATCACCGTCATCGACGACCTGTTGTTTCAAATCGACATTCAGCTCATA
Coding sequences within:
- a CDS encoding DUF1801 domain-containing protein → MAYEQKTKENDKDVMEFIEQVDHPRKKEDAYKLIDIFTEATGYEAKMWGESIIGFGSYHYKYPTGHEGIAPLVGFSPRKAKISLYFATGDQEREKLLADFGKHKSGKACVYINKVDDIDVDVLKALICQSVTFLRETYPD
- a CDS encoding glycerophosphodiester phosphodiesterase family protein, translated to MTGIIAFVLILFMYLNNTSLFAKNEGKDPTLLAHRGMAQTFPMEGIKSNTCTAERIHEPEHSYLENTIPSMEAAFEAGADIVEFDVQPTKDGQFAIFHDWTLDCRTDGSGVTREHTMEELKQLDIGYGYTADNGKTFPFRGEGVGLMPSLEEVLRTFPDEEFLIHIKSDDPAEGKRLAKKLAALPKKRLELLSVYGGDQPIKQLQTLLPNLRVMSIETMKSCLLPYIATGWTGHVPEACHNTQIHLPEGYAKWMWGWPGKFVNRFNDVNTRVILVAGDGQWSEGFDRKEDVKRIDQSYHGGIWTNRIDKITPIFE
- the ilvA gene encoding threonine ammonia-lyase, with the protein product MDAQEQLKEVVHRTPLETSSTFNGRTGQHVYLKMENQQKTGAFKVRGASYKVACLTDEEASRGVIAASAGNHAQGVALAASKRGITAKIFMPEATPRAKVEATEGYGATVVLTGESFQEAYQEALLEQKRMGATFLHPFDDYDVMAGQATVVVEMLQQQPELDTIYVPIGGGGLISGVAFAAKQLKPDIKVIGVQSAKAPSTYNALYKKGPEKLTSVSTIADGIAVKEKGKLTYSCIQKYVDQVITVEEHEIAKAMLLLLEREKTLVEGAGATALAGLLSKCGTLKSEHCGVILSGGNMDLSRLPLVRRLANPKKMVIA
- a CDS encoding STAS domain-containing protein; this encodes MHVDMKEKELIVIGKKIEERKYKISDAMKIEGEDTQSGQIRIELIQLFSDGLQHGVETTLANITDWAEKIGNLAIEHGAQLDETLKGTAVIRSFLWEELEQIIKEDDRFNLDTVFRVTRTIDPLLDQAIYAYSTSFVQAHKASMDEAQQEFLKLSAPVVPLMEGVAVLPIIGSVNDERAYYLMDTTLDEATRRQLNYLLIDLSGVTVIDTMVANSIGNIISSLELVGVTAILAGIRPEVAQTMVTLGIDFSDIKTYNSLQQALSVHVFTK
- a CDS encoding STAS domain-containing protein, whose protein sequence is MALTYDYSSHLKQFFEKNSQIFEQTLLSEAVNVKDKIDEILRIGNIDLVTNAHHLVVYIIDGEDEALKKFAEKEGIAWATHSIALSFKLEWVQAIRRTLWDLIEKYYKENNKYEIGDFFRLETEVNNRVDEFLNTFFISYSTYKDSLINAQRELVENLSVPIIPIDSSVCILPLIGSMDTYRTEILKEKVLTEVSASRIETLIMDLSGIASMDSESIVDLLKSIDGIAMMGCRTVITGLRKEIVREMTNAGVNFNQQTETLGTLQQALNEYFVIQ